cacacacacacacacacgcacccacatcCACGCAACATTCGGTAGAATTTTACTCATGCATCTGCATTGCTCTGAAAGTCTccttcacactctctctctctctctctctctctctctctctctctctctctctctctcacacacacacacacacacacacacaaaatataacaTGACATATGTGCCCTGCAAACTTCTGCCATTCAgggtgcatcacacacacacacttactctcAACAAATAACATGCCATATTGGAGGCATAAACTGTGAAAAATATGAACATGCAACATCTCTACAtatacacatcacacacatacacacagagacacatgtatatatgtaaaaCCATAGCTGTTCGCATATGCTGCCTCATCTCacatctctgcacacacacacacacacacacaagaagcgTGCACAGGCACACTTAGGGCACTGCTTTATGCACCAGCTCATTtgcatagcacacacacatacacacacaacacatacgATGAACCTTCTCATATACGcatcacacgcacacatatctCCTCTCAtgcatacaagcacacacacacagaattgcCTGATGCCCTTTGAACAGCACACTGCACATTAAAAGTGGCACGTGTatgcctgctcacacacacacacacacacacacacacacacacatacaaacactggAAGTCATAACAGTCCCCTCTCAGCTCAGTTCCCTCTAGGCAAGCCTCTGCTAAAATTAAACCTCTGTGATCTAAAAATAATATGCAGCCACGTGAATGAAAGACTGGATGGGGAAGAcgaaaaaaaggggggagaggaggagatgggtgGTGGGAGCTGGGAAAATGAAGAGGTGCTACAGAGGGGAAGACAACgggtttcagtttatttatagcTATATTTTTATACTGGCAGCTTTTGCAgatttataaaaatataaattaaaggTCTAGGAAACTGGATTCACATAAGGCTGTAAGCATCAGATGCGATAACTTGATGTGTGTGCCCAGTTTCAGACAGTAATCACCATTTTATAATCAATAAACACATTGATTCATGAGATATTAGCTGATTTGGACAGGGTGGGCATGTCACACTCATTAATCATAACCTAACTGTAACTTTTAATTGTTAAAGGACCATCCttgtcattttgaatgttttgcccaTTTATGccaatttctccacattttacattgcaacaaaccattcaaATCATGTGGggatttcacaaaatataatcaaaatccctcaattttcaaatatgaaaattttgcctgatacacacacattatgatGTTCTGCTTTCACGGCTTACAGAGTTGTccccattcataaaccacagagctgataattggctgtgggaaagcaaatgtttccccgggaACTATTTTGCGCcagagggaccgtttcactccgctcaatttcaagtcatcaaaacacaacagtgtcgCTGCTTTGAGGGAAGCTAATGTGgatagttttattttatgattttatatgACTGCCTGCTTTaggaaaaagaagagcaaaaatatgaagtttgtacattttgtagatattatgtataattatgataatatgataaaatatgaatatgataatgtaataacaattttttaaaaaatgggttaCTTAGCCAACAAAATCAATGAGCCTGTGTCTTGCAATTCAAAGATAATTAAAGATAAACATTGCAATAATTAAACGGTAAAGGGAAACAATATGCTGTATGAGTATGTGAATGGACAATTATAACCTATACTGTATGAATATGAGACTAGAAAAGAATGTCCATATTTTACAGGATGTTTTACAGTAACCCTATATCCAACAGAAAGGTTTTGGAGTAACTGAAGGTCTTAGCTGATTGTTATTTGTCATGAATGGTGTtgatgctgcagtgttttgaatgGGGTTCCTCACCGCTGCTGGCTAAATGAATGGGATTCATTTCCCTTGCAGCTACTGTGAATGGCAGCCGGGAGGCAGTGAGGTTTTCAGTGTCTCAGCGGCTCCCCTGTCTGGCCAAAAAGAGGAATGACACCCCAgcatgtttgattttcatttagTGTATACTTTCCAATATGACTCCCTCATTTAAGTCACaagtcttctctctctctgtctcactcagtttttttttccgatttctctctccctctctctctctgtccctgtctttttttccactgaagaAACGTCAGTGTACTAAATGGATTGAAATGGTCCAGTTGTGGATTAGCTCTCAGCTCTCAGTGCTTGACAGTTAAACTGGACTGACCCAGCACACAGGAATCAGCCTCAACGCTTAAGTCATGCTTGACATGTCCGAGTGTTGTAAAGCTTTTCCTTAATTTGCATAGTCTTAAATACAAACTGTTGTGAGCATGGGTGTGCAGATTACCATCCCCTAGAACCCTAGTTGACAAATGTGACACAAGATTCAGCAAACTGCAGTTTTAAAATGTGGCATGCTCCAATTACAAGTTGGAGAGAGTTGCCTAGAGTGGCCCGAGCATGATTGTTGACTCTGTTTAATTCcctctgtttgctttttttctcattggctttatatttgctgctgcagcaaccCAGTTTCCCCAAAGGGACTGTTAAAGTTTCTGTTGCCCCTTGCcgtgtgtgtgctcttttcaGCTAGACTTGGAGAGCAACGGGGGAATCATGAAGAAACTTCCCTCAATCAAGGAGGACGAAGAGGGGTCAGGATCCGAGGCCGAACATTCCTCCCTTCCCAAGATGCCTCCCTTGGGTAGGCTGGGCCGAGGCCTGACCTCGCCACTACGTTCTCCCCTGCGCTCCCCTCTGCTGCCCCCGAGACCTTTCCGCCCCACCACCGACCACATACGACCCTCAACCCTACAGCTCCCTGTGGTCGGCTTCAACTACCCACCTCAGGACCTCAGTCCCCGGTAGGAACCATTCACTGAACATCACTTGGCAGGAGCTTTTGTGACAGGAGCTTTTTTCAGGGGCGACAGCTAAGGTTGGACATCAAAACAACTGGTTTCAACATTGCAAGAACTGTCCAGATCCAGCTGCTAGTTGTGCCATGGTTCAAGCCACGATCACAAAATCTGTCCTTGAAGGGGTATTTCacgcattttgaaaaattttatacTATTTCACATCCCTTCCAGCTGTCCAGGACAATGGTGGtgctattttttctctcattgttactgagtgctggatactggctggatgctccaaatgctaactgttagctggggggaagttcaCCTCAATAACAGAAGGCTAACAGTCACCAACTAAAAATGAACTATCCCTTCCACTTCCCTGAATCGATTCTCCGGTCAAGGTTTTTGTCactatttttcctgtttgtgtttccacatgATGTGCTTTGCATCAAGTTTAACTGTGAGCGGGAAGACTGCATGTGTAGTGTAGACAGACCTGATAAAGGCCAACAGAATGAAGTGGTTGAAAGTGTGGCTGTATTTTCATTAACATGGGAAAGAGCATGTCAAGTGCTGGAGATCTCCAATGGCCATTACATGTAAGgggaaaaatacatcaaatagcCAATCATTAAATATCTCCCGGGGCATAGCATGAAAGTATGACTGTAGCGTCTTTGATGTTCTCTATTTCATTACAAATGGAATTTCATGCAATTTAGTGTATAGTTTCAATAACAGATTTAATGTTTTATGGAGCTGTAAGATGTGATATAGTAAATTCAGTCAGCTAGAATATCttagaattgaaaaaaaaaattgagaataAACGTAAATGATGCAATAGTGACCAAAGCTCCTTCTGTTTTTATCACCCTTTGAACAGCTTGCTCTATTTCAGGAACCTATAAAGAGAATCTTTAAGGAATTGAATTAATGAGAGGAAATCAATAAGGCATCGACACTAACAAAATTTTATCACTACCCAACCCCAGTGACAGCCAGGGTGACAGCAACAAATCCAAAATTATTTCTGGATCGGAAATTAAGAAAGGAAATATTATGACTAAAGAAAATATAGACACCCTTGCACCTCTTGTGACTCGACACTATTCATAAACACAAACTACACATTGTATAAAACTGCACTTAGGCAACTTTGCACTTTGGCCGAAATTCTTGAAAGTTTGACTGACTTTTAAGATTGTGTTTAGGTACCCTGAGGGGTTTCCCATCACCCCCACATGGCATAAAACCATCCCATACATGAGACACACATGGGGGTTAAAGTTAAAATGCATTTAGCTGGAaggccaaacattaaaaaccaCCTACATGCATCAGCCTGTGCCCTCACTGGACTGATGTCCGAGATGAATGTGTCCTAAATGATtttatacatttgtttttttgggctTCTAAAATGTAGAATAACACAACATAGGAGGGACGCTGTCGGCACTTGATgctagaatgaatgaataaatggtTAATCTTTTTGTTGCTTCGACAATTAAGCCATGTCTAGTTTGCGGTTATGAATAATGCAAAGACACAAGGGATATGGGGGATCTTGTATCTTTTTTCAGACAAGGAAAGTCAATTTACATCCACCTCCACGTGTAATGATCCTGTGTTAACACCAaactcactctgtggtaaaggatacagctttgtcattgttttccTGTATCTACATATGTAGATATGGAGTTTCTGCCTGTGCATCCTTTTGCAGGATAGACATTTCTGGGATTGTCTAGTAGCATCTTGTGGAATTTCTTTGTCTTAATTGCTGACTTACATCCTGACTGTCTTCCTGATCCTGTGTCTTTGTCTTCAGGGTTGTAGATGGGATTGAGACAGAAAGCAGAAGTGCTTCTGCTCAGAAATTTGATTTTGGTCCCAGCGCAACTCAGAGTTTCACGCCCAGCCCCAGTTCAggtaacacacactcaaaaacacctAACATACACAAATCATACaatattttgtgttgtattgcATATTGTCTtgccaaaaggaaaaaaaagccatataTTCAGTGCTTTTCTCCAGATTTCATTATTCTTCTCAGGGTGGACAAAAATTGTACATAAATTGTACACTTTTAGAGCACTGGATGCTTAAAATTCTACAGGATGATAATAATTATGACTGTTTTAGGGCCGTTGTAAAATAATAGATTTTGAGAACATAAGATTAGCCTGTGagaaaaaagtcataatatTGTAAGTATAACATTACAGTATTACGAGAATAAAAGGCATAAGTTGAGAATAAAATAAGGAAGTACTGTGATTCGTAAATTCATAAATTCTCAAATCagtcttttttcctttaaactGTGGCcctaaaatgtcatttaaaatatatatcatcactgttattattcttaagaagaaaaggaagaggaggaaaacagtaTATCCCATTTTTAAGCAAAGGTCattatcatgtgtgtgtgtgtgtgtgtgtgcgtgcatttgtcTGACTGTCCACAGGGACCCATGAAGAGGCTGAGACCATGCAGACTATAGCCAAGTTGAAACATGAGGTAATACGGTGCGATATGCACatggagaaaaactgtggtCATTACAGTAGCCTTAGTGATCCAGTTCTTgctttctaattttattttatttttctatgattgAATATAAATGAGTAAAGATGACAAATGCTCAAATATACTTGCAGAAAGAAGCCAGTCAGGGTTACTGAGCAGCCAAATCACATGAGTCTCCTGCTTGTGGCTCAAGAACTCTGCTTTTACTTAAAGCTTCAAGTTCTTAAGCCCTCATCAGGAATGAAAGGTGATTTATTGCAAATAATACATTTCTAAATGAGTGTGCAAAAAACAGGGGGTTCAATATTTTTGGCTCCACTGTGTATTTAATGGGATGTCACTAAACTCAGTGtaattttctgctgtttgtttaatgATGTTATAACACGGTGAGGATTACATTGGCTTCTACTGGACTTATAATATGATGTCCCAAGTGCTATCTAATTCTCCATACAGAAGGCTGACTTTTGGCTTTATGTGATCTCTGTATCTTCAAATTTATATCCCCTGGTCATTGTCTGGACCAGTGTGGAACTGCAGAAAACCCAACCTAAGGTGAATGAGGTCTGAATTATATATGAAAAGTCAAAATTCTTTCAGAGCCTGATTTCTGAGGTAATGGAACCAATGGACGTGTTGTTTTAGACTGGAAAGTGATCATTCTAACACTGATACATCAGATCTATTTTGTGTTTAGATAATGTCAGCTTCTTAGCTTAGACACCCCTGGTATCTGGTCTGCAAACTGTCTTTAACGCATCTTATAGAGCTAGTGACTATTTCCTCCATATTAATGTTGATGTCCGGTAACTGTTCCAGTTTTGCTCTTACACACCTGGTCCAAATAAGGGCTACACACTTTCATGCACATCCTCCTCCGCTaggtcagccaatcagcatgaagcctttATTTGGATCAGATGTGCAAGAATGTGCAAGAGCTGAACGAGCCACTTGCACTAACTGGAATCTGTGTGAGATGTCTGATTGGCACTAAATTCTGAGAAGTAAACGAAACATGGCAGTGGCCATGAAGAGTTGTGATGTTACCGGCAAGCTAAATTTGGTGATTCCTTCTGTTTTTGAGAATGTTATATTATTGATAAATTCCAAGATGAACAATGAGCCAGTCTAAAAGCTGCTGTCAGTCTGGTTACCTGCTATGATTGGTTTAATGCTGACCAATGGTCTTGGCCAATAAGAGGGACACTGCACTGACTTCTGTAAATAATCTCGGATAGAGACATGGCCAGAACCCATTGAATTACAGCGGGATTTAGGGCTCTGGAAACCAGGGTACCTGATCAGACAAAGCACTCCTCTAGTGAAGCTCCAACTTGGCACCAGTAGTGATTACGTTTTTTTTATGCCAGTGCAAAGCATATGTTAAGGATTCATGGTTATTTCTCTGGTTGTTTTCATTCCTCATATCCAACATTTATCTATTCATCCATCTTTAATTCCTCTCGTTTCAGATGAGCATCCTTTCCCGTCAGGTAATCACGGTCAGTCAGGAACTGCAGGAAATGACACGTCTTCTCAAACCGCTCCTCCATAACCCCCCCACACTGCTGATTCCCAAAGGTTTTTGTCCAGCCCCAAGTGTATCTTCAGATAGCTGCTCCTCAGCCCCAGCCCCTCCTGTCCAAACTGTCCTTCCAGACCGTTCCAAAGACAAAGATCTACTCTTCAGCTTGGTGCCTGAATCAACTTCTTCTCAACCTAGAATGACCAAGGGTTTACAGTTGAGCACTTGCCCAAACAAATGTCATCCACTGCAGAATTCACCGCCTTTACCCGCCCAATCCATCATGTCACATCGTCTTCCAGCTCCCCATCGGATCAGTGTCCCGCCCCCAGTCTCCCATTGCTCGGCACCCCCATCACTCAACAGCTCTCCCCATGAACACATCATGGTGCCACAGCCATActctttctcctcatcctcttccatcccttctctctccctgtcgtCTTCCTCCTACCCGCCGTCAAGTCACACTCCCCTTTTGATAGACTTGACAGAGCATACCGTTGAACCTCAGACACAGACCCATTCCTCATTTCAGCCGCAGTTCCACCCACAGTCTGAATCCCCGCTCCAGCCCCAGTCCCAAGCCCATTCTCTACCCCATTCCCAGCTTGATCTCCAGGCTCAgcctcccctccacctccagtCCCAGCTTCAGCCCCAGGCCCTTCTCCAGGACGTAGGCATGGCATCCAGCTCCCAGGACCCCCTCTCAAACATTCAAGATGTGGAGTGGGGGGAGCACACCGCCCAACTCAGCTTCATTGATGAAGAGGGACCGTCAGCTTAAAAAGAGAAGAATTCCCTGACACTGACAAAGGACTGGCAGGATGGACAGGCATGCTATACACTGCATGATAAATATTTGCCCAAAGGAGGGCATTTGGGTTATGATGTAAATACACTGAATTTATTCTCTTATCAAATTATGATCATGAGCGCCTGTCATGAATGATGGATCTAACAATAAAAAGAGTTTGTTTTACAATTGCGCTCTTGTGTGATAATATTTTACTAAAACTTTAAAGCATGTGTAGCTAACATTTTAGTGTGGGCAGGCTTTAGTCAAAAATTTGAACTCACTCCCACCCTCATAGATGCTCCAATGACAATGCAATGAGGAAGTAGAACCTTAGCTACAGCAAGCTAAGCTAAATTACTATAACTAAGTCTAAGGGAGTGGGACCCAGTGTGCAGCTGCTCAATACAGTGTCTAGTAAAGCATTAGGATGGAGCTCCAGAGCCAGTGATCTACCAGGGACACAAGGATCACTTTGATGTCAGCATTCTCATTGCTTAAATGCTAAATTGACCAattgcagggaaaaaaagaatctctcacatatatgtatactgtatgtactgcCAGACACAGAGTACACTTAGACACACAGTGAAAACGCAACCCTGTTGTTGCTTGCCAGCCAGGTTTTATTATAGCTGTAGTTGCGGCTGTGTCTTGGTCTCAGGTTCCTTTTGTAAGCTGATGATGATCAGTAGCAAATGAGGTGACAAGGtgggagaaaaggaaggaataTGTATAGACCAATGGAAACTGCGAAAGAAGGTAGGTGGCTACTCAGTTAGCCTTCTAAAGGACTGCACGGTGGGGCAGACAGCTCCCCAGTCCACTGGCCTGTGGTACTCGCCCTTGCCCAGCAGGTACTGGCGGCCCTTGTAGTTGGGGTGTTCAAAGAAGACCCACCAGCCTCCCAGGACCTTGCAGGAGTGGACCTCCCTCAAGTGGAACTTCTCCAGCACTGAGGGACAGTCCTCGGATGCCTCAAACGCCTGGCCAGCAAAGTCCCCTTTAACATAGAGCTGGATCTTGTAAGGGGCTTCGCTGGCCTGGAAGAGATGGATCAGGGGACGGAGGAGGATGGGGTTGGATAGGACAAGGAGTGGTCAAAAGAAGAAATAGGGATGAAGACAATAGGTTGGTTGGGCAGTTGAATAATAAGCAAAGATGTGGTATGAAGAaatatggagagagaaaaagattgTTGGGAGTTGGTGGGAAGATTTtggctggagagaggaggactgACATACAATGAAGCTTGGGTGAGGGTGAATGGAGAGGTTAGAGAGAGTGCAGGATGAAGAATAGGGTTCGACCAGTATAGTTTTTTGAAGGCTGACACTGACAGGGATATTTTTCGATTAAAGCTGCCAACAACTACATGCAGCGGCCAATATTCAATATATTAGAATCTGATCATTTTCATGCCACATGGTACTTTAAAACAAGTCTACCTCCAGTGTTCTACTCTTGTCAGGGTGGGAAAGCCAATGAAACTGCGTGGCACCCTCCTACTATGAAATATTTACTGGGGAATTAGGAAGGAGAGGTTGGTTTTACTGCAAGATTTACAGACTGACACCCCCAAGGctgttaaagcaaaactgaactttggtgtagtgttgggttgtatagtgaCCTGGCTGTCTTATGAGTCCCCACAGTggtaaaatatcctcattaattgctctgtgctcctctgggctgctaataCAGAATACTGTAGTTCTATCTTTTCATTCACTTCCAtcctgcagcagaacagctcccaaaataacacatttagcACAtaagaaaatgcaaacaaaatggattatgccattaaaaaaaaacaagacccagtaccgtgtgtgtgtgtgtgtgtgtgcttacaattatttgtgaaagtaatATCAAGTCATTTCTTCCTTGCACAAGGCTACAGTGCAGAGgcttcctgcagatgctacctgccggatctactttctaattcaaataggagaataacaagaaaagagatgttTAATTTCTTCAACAAGTGAGTACTGGGActtgttatttattatattggTGCAACCCACTTTGTTCACAATTGTGTaggtgctaaaagtgttattttgacaGCAGACACATGAATACAGCATTCTGGATTAGCAAGCCCAGGGAGCGTGATATAACTAAAGAGGCTATTTC
The DNA window shown above is from Myripristis murdjan chromosome 2, fMyrMur1.1, whole genome shotgun sequence and carries:
- the LOC115373448 gene encoding gamma-crystallin S-like; its protein translation is MGKIIFYEDKNYQGRRYECDSDCSDFHSYLSHCNSIRVESGTWVVYERPNYLGYQYILTRGEYPEHQRWMGLNDRVSSCKMIHFASEAPYKIQLYVKGDFAGQAFEASEDCPSVLEKFHLREVHSCKVLGGWWVFFEHPNYKGRQYLLGKGEYHRPVDWGAVCPTVQSFRRLTE